A window of Tachypleus tridentatus isolate NWPU-2018 chromosome 7, ASM421037v1, whole genome shotgun sequence genomic DNA:
TTACAGTATAAACATACACTGTATTACAGTATAGAAACAGGctgttttacaatataaacatacaCTGTATTACAGTATAGAAACAGGCTGTTTTACAGTATAAACATACACTGTATTATAGTATAGAAACAGGctgttttacaatataaacatatacTGTATTATAGTATAGAAACAGGCTGTTTTACAGTATAAACATACACTGTATTACAGTATAGAAACAGGCTGTTTTACAGTATAAACATACACTGTATTACAGTATAGAAACAGGCTGTTTTACAGTATAAACATACACTGTATTACAGTATAGAAACAGGCTGTTTTACAGTATAAACATACACTGTATTACAAAATAGAAACAGGCTGTTTTACAGTATAAACATACACTGTATTACAAAATAGAAACAGGCTGTTTTACAGTATAAACATACACTGTATTACAAAATAGAAACAGGCTGTTTTACAGTATAAACATACACTGTATTATAGTATAGAAACAGGCTGTTTTACAGTATAAACATACACTGTATTATAGTATAGAAACAGGCTGTTTTACAGTATAAACATACACTGTATTATAGTATAGAAACAGGCTGTTTTACAGTATAAACATACACTGTATTACAGTATAGAAACAGGCTGTTTTACAGTATAAACATACACTGGATTACAGTATAGAAACAGGCTGTTTTACAGTATAAACATACACTGGATTACAGTATAGAAACAGGctgttttacaatataaacatacaCTGTATTACAATATAGAAACAGGCTGCTCCACAGTATAGACTTACGTTGTATTACAGTATAGAAATAGTCTGTTTTACAGTCTAAACATACGTTGTATTACAGAATAGAAATAGTCTGTTTTACAGTCTAAACATACACTGTATTACAATATAGAAACAGACTGTTCCACAGTATAGACTTACGTTGTATTACAGTGTAGAAACAGGCTGTTTTACAATATAGATATACACTGGATTACAGTATAGAAGAAGGCTGTTTTACAATATAGATATATACTGTATTACAGTATAGAAACAGGCTGTTTTACAGTATAGATATACACTGGATTACTGTATAGAAATAGTCTGTTTTACAATATAGATATACACTGCATTACAATACAGAAACAGGCTGTTTTACAATACAAACATACACTGTATTACAATGTAGAAACAGGCTGTTTTACAGCATAGATATACACTGTACTACAGTATAGAAATAGCTGTTTTAAAGTATAGATATACACTGGATTACAGTATAGAAACAGGCTGTTTTACAGTATAGATATACACTGTATTACAATACAGAAACAGGCTGTTTTACAGTATAGATATACACTGTATTATAATACAGAAACAGGCTGTTTTACAGTATAGATATACACTGTATTACAATACAGAAACAGGCTGTTTTACAGTATAGATATACACTGTATTACAATACAGAAACAGGCTGTTTTACAGTATAGAtatacactgttttacaatacaaACATACACTGTATTACAATGTAGAAACAGGTTGTTTTACAGCATAGATATACACTGTACTACAGTATAGAGTAGGTTGTTTTACAGAACATTGACATATATTGTATTACAGTATAGAAATAGGCTGTTTTACAGCATAGACATACACTGTTTTACAGCATAGACATAGGCTGTTTTACAGTATAGAAATGGGCTGTTTTACAGTATAGAAATGGGCTGTTTTACAGTATACACATACACTGTATTACAGTATACACATACACTGTATTACAGTATACATATACACTGTATTACAATATAGAAACAAGCTGTTTTACAGTATAGATATACACTGTATTACAGTATAGAAATGGGCTGTTTTATAGCATAGATATACACTATATTACAGTATAGAAATAGGTTGTGTTATAGTATAAAGATacattgtattataatatttaaatgggTATAAAGATACattgtattgtaatatttaattggGTATAAAGATacattgtattataatatttaattgggTATAAAGAtacattgtatattataatatttaaatgggTATAAAGATacattgtattataatatttaaatgggTATAAAGATacattgtattataatatttaaatgggTATAAAGATacattgtattataatatttaaatgggTATAAAGATacattgtattataatatttaaatgggTATAAAGATACATTGTATTACAGTATAgacataaattatattataatattgaaatacaCTGTATTACAGTACACAGATACagtgtattacaatattatagtaCAGCTAATtgtttattgatattaaaaaccGGTGTTGCTAGGATGTAACATGTATGTGCTCTTACATTTattaaggaaaaaatatatactaatgaaatttatatacaaacaactgCTAACAGGTATAATTCTTCTAGTTATAATGAAaccaacattttcttttatacacaAACAATCAGAATACGTTTAAAATGTCAAGTTTCAGATGTATTGATGGGTTTAATTTAAACGGCTGATTTCTTACTATGTTTCTCCTAACTGAGATTTTTGTTACAGCATTTACAATACTGTCAGCTTTGGCGTTTCATAGACCACAAGGTTTCTTATATACCTCTATTAAAAATGATCAATGCACTGTTGCTAGGATACTGTACAGCCTTCTGGTATGTCGCTTTTCTAGAAATTACTAATTTGGACAAATGAATGCATTTTACAAAATCTGCTAAGGTTACGGCGTAAAAACCACCAAAATACCGTTGCTGTGATACACATCTTAGGCTAAAAATATGGTTGTTTTTCTAAAAATTCATAGTTTGAAGAAGTGAATATTCAATGAGAATTCTGTGATATGTAATGATCGACAAATCGAGTTACCACTTCGTGATTTACCTGTTGCTATGTACATACAAACATTTGTAAAGTAATGGTTTATGAGGTAAGTGAAACAATCGTCTGCTGTCTCAACAATATGCTCTTCCAGGTTTACGCCTCGCTCCCCTTTTCCCTCGGCAAAACGGTCATGTTGTAATATGTTCAAGcaaataataagaaatttattaaactttaaaatttatttatcaaattttttattgaGGCTTCATTGCAATTTGAACTCTCACGTTTATCTCACGTGTTTTTAATGAAAAGAGTAATTATAATTCATTCACTGTAATACAGGTTAAGCAAAAACACCTAAGTATTAACTATTTCTTCTCGAtgcttaaataattataatttgatacGCCatcaaaataagattttttttcttatttaaaacaatttttcacaTGTCTTGGTAGGGCAATATGAACCGCTTATAGACAATAACTTACATTTCGCAACCCTGAACTGTATAGCTTGTAGTTTATCATTAGTCACTAAAGGTCCGTAACCCTGAATTGTATATCTTGTAGTTTATCAGTTGTTACTAAAGCTCTGTAACCCTGAATTTTATACCTTGTAGTTTATCAGTGGTCACTAAGGGGCCGTAACCTTGTACTTTATACCTTGAAGTTCATCAGTCATTAGGTTCAGGTTCTGAATTTTACCAGTAATAATGACACATTAACTGTTTCCTCTACAAATGGGACGATGTTTAAAATTTCATCACTCGAAATTATTGGATTTATTTATCCAGTAATTCTCACTTTTTATACCCAACGAAGAATGGAAACATCCCGAGTTATTATCGAATCAATGTTTGAGCTTTTCTGTCTTTGTTTGATTGGCTTACGTTCTTAAaggaattaaaatcaaatttatttgattgGCTCACACTGTGAAATGTGGTACAATCAAATTTCTTTGAATGGATTacgtcttaaaatatttttgtttcagtttctgattaaatgatttaaaatgtgaaacagtCCACATCGATTGGTCCTCATGGTGGTCCTTAAACGCATAATCATACTTTTTTGTTGCGTAAAAAAAAGTGTTCTGTTTAACTTACCCGTTTCACTTGCGGAGACACTTGTTTTCAACCATGCCGATGTCCTGTGTTGACCGAAAAGAATTATTACTCGGGGCAACGTTACTTTCACTTCGACGACTAGCAGAAACTGAGATTGGACAGCATGCACAAAAGAGAGAAAGTAGGGTTTCCTTGAATGCCTCTCTGAAGTCTCTGTTGAAGTAGGCGTAGATGATGGGGTTCAGAGAAGAATTAAAGTACCCAATCCAGAAGAGAGTGTCCACAACGATATCAGGACAGTAGCAAGCCTCTCCACACATTGCCATCGATACGTACCACAGGAAGAAAGGCAACCAGCACAGGATGAAAGCACCCATGATAATACCTAAGGTCTTGGCTGCTTTATGTTCCCGTTTCAGCTTAATGAGGTGACGTTTGGTAGGAGTGGAATGGCCACTCTCGGGATCATCACACTGAGAATATCTCTGATGGGGCATGGAGTTCATTTCTTCAGTTGCAGTATGGTCGGCACTGGGTCGGGGGTACATCCCAGGCTGTGTTTTCAGCAACGTCTTTTCCTGTTTTGAGGCTTCCAGGAAGATCTTCCAGTAGGTGAAGACCATGATGAAGCAAGGAATCCAGAACGACACACTGGACGAGATGATGGCGTAAGGTTTGTTCACTACGAAATAGCAGTCCTCAGGATGGCTTTCTTTAAATTTCAGATGGTCCACTGTTGTGTACCATCCTAGGAAGATGGGAATGAAGGAAATCAAGGCAGAAGAGACCCAAACGCACAAGAGCATGATGGCCACGGCTCGGCCAGTCAGTTTGTTGGGGTATTCTAAGGGTTTGATGATGGCGTAATATCGGTCCACACTGATGCAACACAAATGCATGATAGAAGCTGTGGAGAATAAGACGTCACAGGAATTCCAGAAATCGCAAGTAATGGGGTCAAACACCCATCTACCGGTAATCTTAACACTGGCGTTGAAAGTCATGGCTAAAAGTGCCACAAGGGTGTCGGCAAAGGCGAGGGACACAATGAAGTAATTGGTGGTTATACGCAGCTTGCGGTGGCGGAAGACGCTGATGATGACGAGGGTGTTGCCGAACACAGCAGCAAGCATGATGACTATCATCACGGATGATTTAAGAACTAAAAGGAAGACGTTGTCCCACGTTTCGGGGCGCGACACCACGTCGGTATCGTTTTTCGTGTTGGTCAAAACAGAACTGTTCAGATAAACGTGAACAAAAGCACTAGCGCGATCGTCGTCCGTCATAGTGTTTACCAATATTTTAAGCCTATTTTCCCATGCCCAGTCCAAGAAATTAAGGATAACTCTACGTGTTAGCTGTTC
This region includes:
- the LOC143257350 gene encoding octopamine receptor beta-2R-like, translated to MTDDDRASAFVHVYLNSSVLTNTKNDTDVVSRPETWDNVFLLVLKSSVMIVIMLAAVFGNTLVIISVFRHRKLRITTNYFIVSLAFADTLVALLAMTFNASVKITGRWVFDPITCDFWNSCDVLFSTASIMHLCCISVDRYYAIIKPLEYPNKLTGRAVAIMLLCVWVSSALISFIPIFLGWYTTVDHLKFKESHPEDCYFVVNKPYAIISSSVSFWIPCFIMVFTYWKIFLEASKQEKTLLKTQPGMYPRPSADHTATEEMNSMPHQRYSQCDDPESGHSTPTKRHLIKLKREHKAAKTLGIIMGAFILCWLPFFLWYVSMAMCGEACYCPDIVVDTLFWIGYFNSSLNPIIYAYFNRDFREAFKETLLSLFCACCPISVSASRRSESNVAPSNNSFRSTQDIGMVENKCLRK